A stretch of the Paenibacillus dendritiformis genome encodes the following:
- the frr gene encoding ribosome recycling factor encodes MPQSVKKHAEERMEKAIAALKRDLATLRAGRASAALLDRIQVEYYGALTPLNQLANISTPDPRTLVIQPWDKSSLGEIERAIMKSDLGLTPANDGSIIRISIPALTQERRAELVKQTKKFGEDAKVAIRNIRRDANDDIKKLEKTDISEDESRRHQEDIQKTTDKYIAEVDKVLAAKEKDIMEV; translated from the coding sequence GTGCCACAATCGGTAAAAAAACACGCAGAAGAACGTATGGAAAAGGCAATTGCGGCTTTGAAGCGAGATCTGGCTACGCTGCGCGCCGGACGCGCTTCTGCAGCGCTGCTTGACCGCATTCAAGTCGAATATTACGGAGCGCTGACGCCGCTCAATCAATTGGCGAACATCAGCACGCCGGATCCGCGCACGCTGGTTATTCAGCCTTGGGACAAAAGCTCGCTCGGTGAGATCGAGCGCGCGATCATGAAGTCGGATCTCGGCTTGACGCCGGCCAATGACGGCTCTATCATCCGCATCTCCATACCGGCATTGACGCAGGAACGCCGTGCGGAGCTGGTGAAGCAGACGAAGAAATTCGGCGAAGACGCGAAGGTAGCGATCCGGAACATCCGCCGCGATGCGAACGATGACATCAAGAAGCTGGAAAAAACCGATATTTCGGAAGATGAATCCCGCCGTCACCAGGAAGATATCCAGAAGACGACGGACAAATATATCGCGGAAGTCGATAAAGTATTGGCAGCAAAAGAAAAAGACATTATGGAAGTCTAA
- the rimP gene encoding ribosome maturation factor RimP: MSSPNIKSVVESMITPYLEENGFELVDIEYVKEGSSWYLRIFVDKEGGIDIEDCGRISEYVSQKLDEADPIEDAYFLEVSSPGAERPLKKPQDVAKSVGKHVFVTTYEPIGGLKEFEGELVSFDGETMVVQVGGKDRAIPYNKVASARLAIVF; encoded by the coding sequence TTGAGTTCACCGAACATTAAATCGGTAGTCGAAAGCATGATCACGCCATATTTGGAGGAGAACGGCTTCGAACTGGTCGACATCGAGTATGTCAAAGAAGGCAGCAGCTGGTATTTGCGCATTTTTGTAGACAAAGAGGGCGGCATCGATATCGAGGACTGCGGGCGCATCAGCGAGTACGTAAGCCAGAAGCTGGATGAGGCCGATCCGATCGAGGATGCTTATTTCTTGGAGGTATCGTCTCCGGGGGCGGAACGCCCGTTGAAAAAACCGCAGGATGTTGCCAAATCCGTAGGCAAGCATGTATTTGTCACTACATACGAGCCGATTGGCGGATTGAAGGAGTTCGAGGGGGAATTGGTGTCGTTCGACGGCGAGACGATGGTTGTGCAGGTTGGCGGCAAAGACCGCGCCATCCCGTATAACAAGGTAGCCAGCGCGAGACTTGCGATTGTCTTTTAA
- the rseP gene encoding RIP metalloprotease RseP: protein MQMVQIVILTILVFFIIVTIHEWGHFIFAKRAGILVREFAIGFGPKVFSHTRGETRYTLRLLPVGGFVRMAGEDPDLVQIQPGQTIAVRLKDNQVTKLYLDQLDMRKQVVRGEVKEIDLEHALKLTMDVEGEEVTYDVHPQAKMIVKGEDTQIAPYHRQFGSKTVGQRALAIFAGPFMNFVLAFILFGAYIQMVGMPVENPSYVKIGDVTPNMPAAEANLQKGDIIEKVNDFAVGGNRDKMIDIIEKSEGKPVEMTIVRGEERFTVRLTPVKVEGQEGGKVGIVPVFPTRSASIGETVKYAGISMVDTTQRIFEGFRMLIFGQFSLDDLGGPVRTFEVTGQFAKQGIGQLTLWTAILSLYLGIFNLLPIPALDGSRLVFLGIEGLRGKPVDPNRESMVHFVGFAMLMLLMLAVTYNDILRLVKG from the coding sequence GTGCAGATGGTACAGATTGTGATATTGACGATACTTGTCTTCTTCATCATCGTGACGATTCACGAGTGGGGACATTTTATCTTTGCAAAACGTGCGGGCATTCTCGTTCGAGAGTTCGCCATCGGGTTTGGTCCGAAAGTGTTCTCCCATACGCGCGGAGAGACCCGTTATACGCTCCGGCTGCTGCCGGTCGGCGGCTTCGTCCGGATGGCGGGGGAAGATCCGGATCTGGTGCAGATCCAGCCCGGGCAGACGATTGCCGTCCGGCTGAAGGACAATCAAGTCACCAAGCTGTACTTGGATCAGCTGGATATGCGCAAGCAAGTCGTGCGCGGCGAAGTGAAGGAGATCGATCTGGAGCATGCGTTGAAGCTTACGATGGACGTGGAAGGGGAGGAAGTGACCTATGACGTTCATCCGCAAGCGAAGATGATTGTGAAGGGCGAGGACACGCAAATTGCGCCTTACCACCGCCAATTCGGCAGCAAGACGGTCGGACAGCGCGCGCTGGCGATTTTCGCCGGCCCTTTCATGAACTTCGTGCTGGCGTTTATCCTGTTCGGAGCCTACATACAGATGGTCGGCATGCCCGTCGAGAACCCGTCTTATGTCAAGATTGGCGACGTGACACCGAATATGCCTGCGGCGGAAGCGAATTTGCAGAAGGGCGATATTATTGAGAAGGTGAATGATTTCGCCGTCGGCGGCAACCGGGACAAGATGATCGACATCATCGAGAAATCGGAAGGCAAGCCGGTGGAGATGACGATTGTCCGGGGAGAAGAACGGTTCACTGTCCGGCTGACGCCGGTGAAGGTGGAAGGCCAGGAAGGCGGCAAGGTCGGCATCGTGCCGGTATTCCCGACCCGCAGCGCCTCAATCGGAGAGACGGTCAAATATGCGGGCATATCCATGGTCGATACGACACAGCGCATTTTTGAAGGATTCCGCATGCTGATTTTTGGCCAGTTCAGTCTGGATGATCTGGGCGGACCGGTGCGGACGTTCGAAGTGACGGGACAATTCGCCAAGCAGGGGATTGGCCAGCTCACGTTATGGACCGCTATACTTAGCCTGTATCTGGGCATATTCAACCTGCTTCCCATTCCGGCATTGGACGGAAGCCGCCTCGTCTTTCTTGGCATTGAAGGACTGCGCGGCAAGCCCGTCGATCCGAACCGGGAGAGCATGGTCCACTTTGTCGGCTTCGCCATGCTGATGCTGCTGATGCTGGCGGTGACCTACAACGATATTTTGCGATTAGTAAAAGGTTGA
- a CDS encoding phosphatidate cytidylyltransferase, with translation MKQRIVTGLAAGIVFGGLCVMGGMPYELLLLALALIGYYEFARMHHSRPFDLTSIIGYAALLAVAVPWQRWSISWPVSFETLLWFSMFILLCMTVLTKNRVPIENAAQMWLGAFYIGIGFKYMMLTRTSMEEGLFWTLLLFAAIWSSDIGAYFTGRALGKHKLWPAISPNKTVEGALGGIAASIIVSFLFILARPDILDWRTALAIGASAAVIGQLGDLIQSAYKRVRGVKDSGTILPGHGGILDRCDSWIVVFPFVHLIGLLTL, from the coding sequence ATGAAACAGCGTATCGTTACGGGGCTTGCAGCCGGTATCGTATTCGGCGGACTGTGCGTCATGGGCGGCATGCCGTATGAGCTGCTTCTTCTCGCATTGGCCCTGATCGGCTACTACGAGTTTGCCCGCATGCATCATTCCCGGCCCTTCGATCTCACATCCATCATCGGCTATGCTGCGCTGCTTGCTGTGGCTGTGCCTTGGCAGCGCTGGTCCATCTCATGGCCGGTCTCGTTCGAGACGCTTCTATGGTTCAGCATGTTCATCCTGCTGTGCATGACAGTTTTGACCAAAAACCGGGTGCCGATCGAGAACGCCGCCCAAATGTGGCTTGGGGCTTTCTATATCGGCATCGGATTTAAATATATGATGCTGACCCGCACTTCGATGGAAGAGGGCCTGTTCTGGACGCTGCTGCTTTTCGCGGCCATCTGGTCCTCCGATATCGGAGCTTATTTCACGGGACGAGCCCTAGGAAAGCATAAGCTGTGGCCCGCCATCAGCCCGAACAAGACGGTGGAAGGGGCGCTCGGCGGAATCGCGGCATCGATTATCGTGTCGTTCCTGTTCATCCTCGCGCGGCCGGATATTCTCGATTGGCGCACGGCGCTTGCGATCGGGGCTTCGGCAGCTGTCATCGGGCAGCTGGGCGATCTGATCCAGTCGGCCTACAAGCGGGTCCGCGGGGTGAAGGATTCCGGCACGATTCTGCCCGGGCACGGCGGCATTCTGGATCGCTGCGACAGCTGGATCGTCGTATTCCCGTTCGTTCATCTGATCGGCTTGTTGACGTTATAG
- the proS gene encoding proline--tRNA ligase, translating to MSKEKQFVTEITPQQEDFSRWYIDVIKKAELMDYSPVRGCIVFRPDGYEIWEHIKDELDRRFKETGHRNAYFPLFIPESFFQKEKEHVEGFNPELPWVTEAGGEPLEEKLAIRPTSETMIGHMYAKWIQSYRDLPVLINQWANVVRWEKRTLPFLRTSEFLWQEGHTAHETEAEAREETMRMLTIYREFVEDFLAIPVIEGQKTPSEKFAGAVDTFSIEAMMKDGRAVQAGTSHYLGTNFSVAFEIQFLGRENELEYAHTTSWGVSTRLIGSLIMVHGDDRGLVLPPKVAPTQVIMIPIGPAKMRDQVVGRADELFAELKRAGIRVRMDDRSDISPGWKFNEYEMRGVPVRLEIGPRDMENGVCVLVSRVSGEKRIVEQSKLAEEVKRMLDDVHREMYDRARRFRDDHFYSVDTIDEMKALMEEKRGFTLAGWCGSEACEKHVKDETGATSRNIPFAAQESKKTCLVCGEEAKHTVVFARAY from the coding sequence ATGTCGAAAGAGAAGCAGTTCGTTACGGAAATTACGCCCCAGCAGGAGGACTTTTCCCGTTGGTATATTGACGTTATCAAAAAAGCGGAGCTGATGGATTATTCGCCAGTGCGCGGCTGCATCGTCTTCCGCCCGGACGGCTACGAGATTTGGGAGCATATCAAGGACGAGCTGGATCGCCGCTTCAAGGAGACGGGACACCGCAACGCGTATTTCCCGCTCTTCATTCCCGAGAGCTTTTTCCAGAAGGAAAAGGAGCATGTCGAAGGGTTCAATCCGGAGCTTCCATGGGTAACGGAAGCAGGCGGCGAGCCGCTGGAAGAGAAGCTGGCCATCCGCCCGACGTCCGAGACGATGATCGGGCACATGTATGCGAAGTGGATCCAATCGTACCGGGATCTCCCGGTGCTCATCAACCAATGGGCGAACGTCGTCCGCTGGGAGAAAAGAACGCTTCCGTTTTTGCGTACGAGCGAATTTCTGTGGCAGGAGGGCCATACGGCGCATGAGACCGAAGCAGAAGCGCGCGAAGAGACGATGCGCATGCTTACGATCTACCGCGAGTTCGTCGAGGATTTCTTGGCGATTCCGGTAATCGAAGGCCAGAAGACGCCGTCCGAGAAATTCGCCGGCGCGGTGGATACCTTCTCCATCGAAGCGATGATGAAGGACGGGCGCGCCGTTCAGGCGGGGACATCCCACTATTTGGGCACCAACTTCTCCGTCGCCTTCGAGATTCAATTCCTGGGGCGGGAGAACGAACTTGAATATGCGCATACGACATCATGGGGCGTAAGCACCCGGCTTATCGGATCGCTCATTATGGTGCATGGGGACGATCGGGGACTCGTCCTGCCGCCGAAGGTTGCTCCGACCCAAGTCATCATGATCCCGATCGGTCCGGCGAAGATGCGCGATCAAGTCGTCGGACGAGCCGATGAGCTGTTCGCGGAATTGAAGCGGGCCGGCATCCGCGTCCGGATGGACGACCGAAGCGATATCAGCCCGGGCTGGAAGTTCAATGAATATGAAATGCGCGGCGTTCCGGTCCGGCTTGAGATCGGACCGCGGGATATGGAGAACGGCGTGTGCGTGCTCGTGTCGCGCGTATCCGGCGAGAAGCGGATCGTGGAGCAGAGCAAGCTGGCCGAAGAAGTGAAGCGGATGCTGGATGACGTGCACCGGGAGATGTACGATCGTGCGCGCCGGTTCCGCGACGACCACTTCTATTCGGTCGACACGATCGACGAGATGAAGGCGCTGATGGAAGAGAAGCGCGGCTTCACGCTCGCCGGCTGGTGCGGCTCGGAAGCCTGCGAGAAGCATGTCAAGGACGAGACCGGCGCCACAAGCCGCAATATCCCGTTCGCGGCGCAAGAGAGCAAGAAAACCTGCCTCGTATGCGGAGAAGAGGCGAAACACACTGTCGTGTTCGCCCGCGCGTATTAA
- a CDS encoding PolC-type DNA polymerase III, with amino-acid sequence MSDNRMRFELLMKQAGIPAELAEGSYHDARIERVECSRSNREWTIHIGKASVAPAEAYRTFCLRVQEKLSHIAKIRIIFHYDENVSNAEIVDSYWGLFVEWVKREVASVNGWLHRAKVDVEGDLVKLALAEATTLELAKKKQIDSYAVQFFQTYFSRSLRFAMQKGSFDADAYEAFQAKLIEEERQVVQQMMVEAEREAAEAAAPGEAPERLHVGYDIKDDATPIMDIQDEEKRITIQGTVFGLEMKELRNGSTLFTFNVTDFTDSLMMKMFAKTKEDLAMLSLIANGKWVKARGRVEYDRFMMVPELVMIPSDLNEITPPAERQDTAEEKRVEFHLHSTMSTMDAVAPIDAYIKQAAKWGHKAIAVTDHANVQCYPEAAKAAKKHGLKMIYGLEANVINDDLEVVMNAEPRNLKEATYVVFDIETTGLSVTNTKMTEIAGVKMQDGKEIDRYASFVNPHEPIPYHIQQLTNITDEMVKDAPEIDQVLREFTEFVGDAILVAHNARFDVGYVQYNLKKLGMPELTNPVIDTLELARLIHPTLKNHRLNTLADKYKVSLENHHRAIDDTIALFGILNGLLKDAQAIYGIDMLDRLNDYVGQNLKNARPFHCNIYALNGVGKKNLYKLVSLSHTEYFNRVACIPKSKLVEMREGLLLMSGCEKGEFFETVLNKSIEEAEQVAEFYDVLEIQPLTMYMHLVEKGLVASKQHIEEALRKIVRIGEKLNKPVVATGNAHYLHPRDKLFRDITIHGITGFSPLKDMRKPDAHFRTTTEMLQEFEFLGKETAYDVVVRNTNELADRFEELVLFPDKLFTPIIEGADEEIRTTCYRTAEEIYGTPLPDIVVKRLEKELEPIIKYGFSANYLISERLVKKSNEDGYLVGSRGSVGSSVVATFLGISEVNPLPPHYICKNPECKHSEWITDGSVPSGFDLPDKPCPQCGQMLKGEGQDIPFETFLGFKGDKVPDIDLNFSGEYQPHAHNFTKIMFGEKSVFRAGTIGTVAEKTAFGFAKKYEESHGKSWRGAELNRLAAGCTGVKRSTGQHPGGIVVVPDYMEVEDITPVQYPADDTSAEWKTTHFDYHAFDANLLKLDILGHDDPTMMRMLQDLTGVDPTTIPMNDPKVMSLFNSTEALGVTPEQIRTPVATYGIPEMGTRFVRQMLVEAQPSSFADLLQISGLSHGTGVWLGNAQELIKNGVCTIKTVIGCRDEIMLYLIYKAGMDAGLAFKITESVRKGKGLTPEWIEEMKRCNVPQWYIDSCLKIQYMFPKAHAAAYVISAVRTAYFKLYHPIEFYATYFTVRAEDFDIELCCQGYDAINRKISEIEAKGFQATTKEKSMVSILEMALEMTARGFTFKPIDLYRSDATRFQVDDGALIPPFSAVQGIGENAARNIAASREAGEFLSVEDFQNRSKATKTIVELLSQMGCFRGLPESNQLSLF; translated from the coding sequence ATGTCGGATAACAGAATGCGATTCGAATTATTAATGAAGCAGGCGGGCATTCCTGCGGAGCTGGCGGAAGGAAGCTATCATGACGCCAGAATCGAACGGGTGGAATGCAGCCGTTCCAATCGGGAATGGACGATCCATATCGGGAAGGCGTCGGTAGCGCCGGCGGAGGCGTACCGCACCTTTTGTCTCCGCGTGCAGGAGAAGCTGTCCCATATTGCCAAGATCCGTATTATTTTTCATTACGATGAAAATGTGAGCAACGCGGAGATCGTCGATTCCTATTGGGGGCTGTTCGTCGAATGGGTGAAGCGAGAAGTGGCTTCCGTCAACGGCTGGCTGCATCGCGCCAAGGTCGATGTGGAAGGCGATCTGGTCAAGCTGGCGCTGGCCGAAGCGACGACATTGGAGCTTGCCAAGAAGAAGCAGATCGACAGTTATGCCGTTCAATTTTTCCAGACGTATTTCTCCCGATCCCTGCGCTTCGCGATGCAGAAAGGCAGCTTCGACGCGGATGCCTATGAGGCCTTCCAGGCCAAGCTTATTGAGGAAGAGCGGCAGGTTGTCCAGCAGATGATGGTGGAAGCCGAACGAGAGGCCGCCGAAGCGGCCGCTCCCGGGGAAGCGCCGGAACGTCTCCATGTCGGCTACGATATCAAGGACGATGCGACGCCGATTATGGATATTCAGGATGAGGAGAAGCGGATCACGATCCAGGGAACCGTCTTCGGATTGGAAATGAAGGAGCTGCGGAACGGCAGCACGCTGTTCACGTTCAATGTGACGGACTTCACCGATTCGCTCATGATGAAGATGTTCGCGAAGACGAAAGAGGACCTTGCCATGCTTAGCCTCATCGCCAACGGCAAGTGGGTGAAGGCGCGCGGACGCGTGGAGTATGATCGCTTCATGATGGTGCCGGAGCTCGTGATGATTCCTTCGGATCTGAACGAGATCACGCCCCCTGCGGAGCGGCAGGATACGGCCGAGGAGAAACGGGTCGAATTCCATCTCCATTCCACGATGAGCACGATGGATGCGGTGGCGCCGATTGACGCCTACATCAAGCAGGCGGCCAAATGGGGGCATAAAGCGATCGCGGTCACGGATCACGCTAACGTGCAATGCTATCCGGAAGCGGCCAAGGCGGCCAAGAAGCATGGCTTGAAAATGATCTACGGCCTGGAAGCGAACGTTATCAACGACGATCTGGAAGTGGTCATGAACGCCGAGCCGCGCAACCTGAAGGAAGCGACCTATGTCGTGTTCGATATCGAGACGACCGGTCTGTCGGTCACGAATACGAAGATGACGGAGATCGCAGGCGTCAAAATGCAGGACGGCAAGGAGATCGATCGGTACGCCAGCTTCGTCAATCCGCATGAGCCGATTCCGTACCATATTCAGCAGCTCACGAATATTACGGATGAGATGGTGAAGGACGCTCCCGAAATCGATCAGGTGCTGCGCGAGTTCACGGAATTCGTCGGCGATGCGATCCTTGTCGCGCATAATGCGAGATTCGATGTCGGGTATGTGCAGTACAATCTGAAAAAGCTGGGCATGCCGGAACTGACCAATCCGGTCATCGATACGCTGGAGCTGGCCCGGCTAATCCACCCGACGCTGAAGAACCACCGCCTGAATACGCTGGCGGATAAATACAAGGTGTCGCTGGAAAACCATCACCGCGCCATTGACGACACGATTGCGCTCTTCGGCATTTTGAACGGCTTGCTCAAGGACGCGCAGGCGATTTACGGCATTGACATGCTCGACCGCTTGAATGATTACGTGGGTCAGAACCTCAAGAACGCGCGGCCGTTCCACTGCAATATTTACGCGTTGAACGGCGTCGGCAAGAAAAATTTGTACAAGCTGGTCTCGCTGTCTCATACCGAATACTTCAATCGGGTCGCCTGCATTCCGAAGAGCAAGCTCGTGGAGATGCGGGAAGGGCTGCTGCTGATGTCGGGCTGCGAGAAGGGCGAGTTTTTCGAGACGGTGCTCAACAAATCGATCGAAGAGGCCGAGCAGGTGGCGGAGTTTTACGATGTGCTGGAGATTCAGCCGCTGACGATGTATATGCATTTGGTGGAAAAGGGACTCGTCGCCTCCAAGCAGCACATCGAGGAAGCGCTGCGCAAAATTGTCCGGATCGGGGAAAAGCTGAACAAGCCTGTCGTCGCCACGGGCAACGCGCACTATCTCCACCCAAGAGACAAGCTGTTCCGCGACATCACCATTCACGGCATCACGGGCTTCAGCCCGCTCAAGGATATGCGAAAGCCGGATGCCCATTTCCGCACGACGACGGAAATGCTGCAGGAATTCGAGTTCCTCGGCAAAGAGACGGCCTACGATGTCGTCGTCCGCAATACGAATGAGCTCGCGGATCGGTTCGAGGAACTGGTTCTGTTCCCGGACAAGCTGTTCACGCCGATTATCGAAGGGGCAGACGAAGAGATTCGGACGACCTGCTACCGGACGGCGGAAGAGATCTACGGCACCCCGCTGCCGGATATCGTCGTCAAGCGGCTGGAGAAGGAACTGGAGCCGATTATTAAATACGGCTTCTCCGCCAACTATCTGATCTCCGAGCGGCTCGTCAAAAAATCGAATGAAGACGGCTATCTCGTCGGTTCCCGGGGGTCGGTCGGCTCATCGGTCGTCGCGACCTTCCTCGGCATATCCGAGGTCAACCCGCTGCCGCCGCATTATATATGCAAAAATCCGGAATGCAAGCACAGCGAGTGGATTACGGACGGAAGCGTGCCGAGCGGCTTCGATCTTCCGGACAAGCCGTGCCCGCAATGCGGCCAGATGCTGAAGGGCGAAGGCCAGGACATCCCGTTCGAGACGTTCCTCGGCTTCAAGGGCGATAAAGTTCCCGATATCGACCTGAACTTCTCCGGGGAGTATCAGCCGCATGCCCATAACTTCACGAAGATTATGTTCGGCGAGAAGAGCGTCTTCCGCGCAGGGACGATTGGAACGGTGGCGGAGAAGACGGCGTTCGGCTTCGCCAAGAAATATGAGGAATCGCACGGGAAGTCGTGGCGGGGCGCCGAGCTTAACCGGCTTGCTGCCGGCTGTACCGGGGTGAAGCGGAGCACCGGCCAGCATCCGGGCGGGATCGTTGTCGTTCCGGATTACATGGAAGTCGAAGATATCACGCCGGTCCAATATCCGGCGGACGATACGTCGGCTGAATGGAAGACGACGCATTTCGATTATCACGCCTTCGACGCGAACCTGCTCAAGCTTGATATTCTCGGACACGATGATCCGACGATGATGCGGATGCTGCAGGATCTGACGGGCGTCGATCCGACGACGATACCGATGAACGATCCGAAGGTGATGAGCTTGTTCAATTCGACGGAAGCGCTGGGCGTCACGCCGGAGCAGATTCGCACGCCGGTCGCCACCTACGGGATTCCCGAGATGGGAACGCGCTTCGTCCGGCAGATGCTCGTGGAAGCCCAGCCTTCTTCCTTCGCGGATTTGCTGCAAATCTCGGGCTTGTCCCATGGCACGGGCGTATGGCTTGGCAATGCGCAGGAGCTCATCAAGAACGGGGTCTGCACCATCAAGACGGTCATCGGGTGCCGGGACGAGATTATGCTGTACTTGATCTACAAGGCGGGAATGGACGCCGGCCTCGCCTTCAAAATCACCGAGAGCGTGCGGAAAGGGAAAGGGCTCACTCCGGAATGGATCGAAGAGATGAAGCGGTGCAACGTGCCGCAATGGTATATTGATTCCTGTCTCAAGATCCAGTACATGTTCCCGAAAGCCCACGCCGCGGCGTATGTTATCTCGGCGGTGCGGACCGCGTATTTCAAGCTCTACCATCCGATTGAATTCTATGCGACTTACTTCACGGTGCGCGCGGAAGACTTCGATATCGAGCTGTGCTGCCAGGGCTATGATGCGATCAACCGCAAGATTAGCGAGATCGAAGCGAAGGGATTCCAGGCCACGACGAAGGAGAAAAGCATGGTATCGATTCTGGAGATGGCGCTCGAAATGACCGCCCGCGGGTTCACGTTCAAGCCGATCGATCTGTACCGGTCCGACGCGACCCGATTCCAGGTGGACGATGGCGCGCTCATCCCTCCTTTTTCGGCCGTGCAGGGTATCGGCGAGAATGCGGCCCGCAATATTGCGGCTTCCCGCGAAGCGGGAGAATTCTTGTCCGTCGAAGACTTCCAGAACCGCTCCAAGGCGACGAAAACGATCGTCGAGCTGTTGAGCCAGATGGGCTGCTTCCGCGGACTGCCGGAGAGCAATCAGCTGTCACTGTTCTGA
- a CDS encoding isoprenyl transferase, with protein MIKRFQAWVQRRKDRLGPELLPDNIPQHVAIIMDGNGRWAKNRGLPRVAGHHTGMKAVKRATIAANDIGIKILTLYAFSTENWVRPKEEVDFLMKLPQEFLAIELDELVEKNVQVRMMGYRDRLPNHTLAAMEEAVERTKNNTGLILNFALNYGGKRELIEGFREIARDVAAGVVRPEDIDEELIHHHLLSGSLPDPDLLIRTSGELRLSNFMLWQLAYSELWFTDLYWPEFTERDLKEAVLEYQRRTRRYGGLQ; from the coding sequence ATGATTAAGCGATTCCAAGCGTGGGTGCAGCGCAGGAAGGATAGACTGGGGCCTGAGCTGCTGCCGGACAATATCCCGCAGCATGTGGCGATTATTATGGACGGCAACGGACGTTGGGCCAAGAACCGCGGATTGCCGCGTGTCGCGGGACACCATACGGGGATGAAAGCGGTGAAGCGCGCCACCATCGCTGCCAATGACATCGGAATCAAAATACTGACCCTGTACGCTTTTTCCACAGAGAACTGGGTGCGCCCGAAAGAAGAAGTGGACTTTCTGATGAAGCTTCCCCAAGAGTTCCTCGCCATCGAGCTCGATGAACTGGTGGAGAAGAACGTGCAGGTGCGCATGATGGGCTATCGGGACCGCCTTCCCAATCATACGCTTGCGGCGATGGAAGAAGCCGTGGAGAGAACGAAGAACAATACGGGACTCATACTCAATTTTGCGTTGAATTACGGCGGGAAGCGGGAATTGATCGAAGGCTTCCGGGAGATTGCCCGGGACGTCGCAGCCGGCGTGGTGCGGCCGGAGGATATCGATGAGGAACTGATCCATCATCACCTGTTGTCCGGCAGCTTGCCGGATCCGGATCTGCTGATTCGCACCAGCGGGGAACTGCGGCTGAGCAATTTCATGCTGTGGCAGCTGGCTTACAGCGAGTTGTGGTTTACCGATTTGTACTGGCCGGAGTTCACGGAACGGGATTTGAAGGAAGCCGTGCTGGAGTACCAGCGCCGAACCCGGAGATATGGCGGATTACAATAA
- a CDS encoding 1-deoxy-D-xylulose-5-phosphate reductoisomerase has protein sequence MKRIAVLGSTGSIGTQTLDVVRHHADEFKVEALAAGRNADAIVQQANEFRPRKVSVQDRETAERIRHDLPAGTELYYGDEGLIEAAAASEADTVITAVVGSVGLDSTLAAIAEGKNIGLANKETLVSAGHLVTELAGDKGVSILPVDSEHSAIFQCLNGEAAADVHSITVTASGGSFRDYSRDELENVTLEQALNHPNWSMGAKLTVDSATMANKGLEVIEAHWLFGVPYDRIHVLIHPESIIHSFVEYVDGSIIAQLGVPDMRVPIQYALTYPKRLDSPAARLNLAEIGKLHFREMDLERFPMMRWAYECGRAGGTATTVFNAANEVAVARFREGEIKFLDIERIVYEIISGHERIPHPSLEEIKEADRRARAEARQILRP, from the coding sequence ATGAAACGGATTGCAGTGCTAGGATCGACGGGATCCATCGGTACACAGACGCTGGATGTTGTCCGCCATCATGCGGATGAGTTCAAGGTTGAAGCCTTGGCGGCGGGGCGGAATGCGGATGCCATCGTTCAGCAGGCGAACGAATTCCGGCCTCGCAAAGTATCCGTGCAAGACCGGGAGACGGCGGAGCGGATCCGCCATGATCTTCCCGCCGGAACGGAGCTCTATTACGGAGACGAGGGCCTGATTGAAGCGGCGGCTGCCTCGGAAGCCGATACCGTCATTACGGCGGTTGTCGGCAGCGTCGGGCTGGACTCCACCTTGGCGGCGATCGCCGAAGGCAAGAACATCGGCTTGGCGAACAAGGAGACGCTGGTGTCCGCCGGACACCTGGTGACCGAGCTGGCCGGGGACAAGGGCGTGAGCATCCTGCCTGTGGACAGCGAGCATTCCGCCATCTTCCAATGCTTGAACGGAGAAGCAGCCGCGGATGTTCATTCGATTACGGTCACGGCCTCCGGCGGCAGCTTCCGCGATTATTCGCGGGATGAGCTGGAGAACGTGACGCTGGAGCAGGCGCTTAATCATCCGAACTGGTCGATGGGCGCGAAGCTGACCGTCGACTCGGCGACGATGGCCAACAAGGGCCTGGAGGTGATCGAGGCGCACTGGCTGTTCGGGGTGCCGTATGACCGCATTCATGTCCTGATTCATCCGGAGAGCATCATCCATTCCTTCGTGGAATATGTGGACGGCAGCATCATCGCCCAGTTGGGCGTGCCCGACATGCGGGTTCCGATCCAATACGCGCTGACGTATCCGAAGCGTCTGGACAGCCCTGCGGCCCGCCTTAATTTGGCCGAGATCGGCAAGCTTCATTTCCGGGAGATGGATTTGGAACGCTTTCCGATGATGCGTTGGGCCTATGAGTGCGGACGAGCCGGCGGAACGGCGACAACCGTGTTCAATGCCGCGAACGAAGTGGCCGTGGCGCGCTTCCGGGAGGGCGAGATCAAGTTCCTCGACATCGAGCGCATCGTGTACGAGATCATTTCCGGACATGAGCGCATCCCGCATCCTTCGCTTGAGGAGATTAAGGAAGCGGATCGGCGGGCACGCGCGGAAGCGCGGCAAATTTTACGGCCTTGA